In Ramlibacter sp., the sequence ACCCTGGCGCTGCATGCCGGTGCCGCGCCCGACCCCGTCACCGGCGCCCGCGCGGTGCCCATCCACCTGACCACCTCGTTCGTGTTCGAGTCCAGCGACCATGCGGCCGCGCTGTTCAACCTGGAGCGCGCGGGCCATGTCTACAGCCGCATCAGCAACCCGACCAACGCGGTGCTGGAGCAGCGCGTGGCCGCGCTCGAAGGCGGCATTGGCGCCATCGCCACTGCCAGTGGCCAGGCCGCGCTGCACCTGAGCGTGGCCACGCTCATGGGCGCGGGCTCGCACATCGTGGCCAGCACCGCGCTGTATGGCGGCAGCCAGAACCTGCTGCACTACACCATGCGCCGCTTCGGCATTGAGACCACCTTCGTCAAACCCGGCGACATCGACGGCTGGCGCGCCGCCATCCGGCCCAACACCAGGCTGCTGTTTGGCGAGACCGTGGGCAACCCCGGCCTGGACGTGCTGGACATTCCCACCGTGAGCGCCATCGCCCACGAGGCCGGCGTGCCGTTGCTGGTGGATTCAACCCTCACCTCCCCTTACCTCATGAAGCCGCTCGAACTGGGCGCCGATCTGGTCTACCACTCGGCCACCAAGTTCCTGAGCGGCCACGGCACGGTGATTGGCGGCATCGTGGTGGACGGCGGCAGCTTTGACTGGGACGGGCCCAAGGCCGCCGGCCGCTTTGCCGAACTCACCGCGCCCTACGACGGCTTTCACAACATGGTGTTCAGCGAGGAGTCCACCGTGGGGGCCTTCCTGCTGCGCGCGAGGCGCGAAGGCCTGCGCGACTTTGGCGCCTGCATGAGCCCGCACACGGCCTGGCTGATCCTGCAGGGCATCGAGACCCTGCCCCTGCGCATGGAACGCCACATGAGCAACACCCGCCGCGTGGTGGAGTTCCTCGCCAGCCAGCCCTTTGTGGCGCGCGTGGGCCACCCCATGCTCCAGAGCCACCCCAGCCATGCGCTGGCGCACAAGCTGCTGCCCAAGGGCGCGGGCTCTGTGTTCAGCTTTGACATCAAGGGCAACCGCGAGCAGGGCAAGACCTTCATTGAAACCCTCAAGGTCTTCAGCCACCTGGCCAATGTGGGCGACTGCCGCTCGCTGGTGATCCACCCCGCCAGCACCACGCATTTCCGCATGAGCGACGAAGCGCTGGCCGCCGGCGGCATCAGCCAGGGCACGATCCGCCTGTCGATCGGGCTGGAAGACCCCGACGACCTGATCGACGACCTCAAGCGCGCGCTCAAGGCCGCCGAGAAAACCCACTAATTCCGTTCGGGCCGAGCTTGTCGAAGCCTCGCGAGCCCTTCGACAAGCTCAGCGCGAACGGCCAGGAGATCTGCCATGGAAATTCAAGTCAACGGTCATACCACCTACTGCTACACCGGCGGCAAGCCCTTTGATGCGGCCAAGCCCACCGTGGTCTTCATCCACGGCGTGCTCAACGACCACAGCGTCTGGATTCTGCAGACCCGCTACCTCGCCCACCATGGCTGGAACGTGCTCGCCGTGGACCTGCCGGGCCACTGCCGCAGTGCGGGCGAAGCCCCCGCCACGGTCGAAGCCGCCGCCGATTTCATCGCCGCCCT encodes:
- a CDS encoding O-acetylhomoserine aminocarboxypropyltransferase, which translates into the protein MPGYSDPGFDTLALHAGAAPDPVTGARAVPIHLTTSFVFESSDHAAALFNLERAGHVYSRISNPTNAVLEQRVAALEGGIGAIATASGQAALHLSVATLMGAGSHIVASTALYGGSQNLLHYTMRRFGIETTFVKPGDIDGWRAAIRPNTRLLFGETVGNPGLDVLDIPTVSAIAHEAGVPLLVDSTLTSPYLMKPLELGADLVYHSATKFLSGHGTVIGGIVVDGGSFDWDGPKAAGRFAELTAPYDGFHNMVFSEESTVGAFLLRARREGLRDFGACMSPHTAWLILQGIETLPLRMERHMSNTRRVVEFLASQPFVARVGHPMLQSHPSHALAHKLLPKGAGSVFSFDIKGNREQGKTFIETLKVFSHLANVGDCRSLVIHPASTTHFRMSDEALAAGGISQGTIRLSIGLEDPDDLIDDLKRALKAAEKTH